The Petrocella atlantisensis genome has a window encoding:
- a CDS encoding ABC transporter ATP-binding protein, whose product MASLSLKGIKKVYPGNVTAVQDFSLDVADKEFIIFVGPSGCGKSTTLRMIAGLEDISEGELFIGDKRVNDVEPKDRDIAMVFQNYALYPHMTVYDNMAFGLKLRKTPKAEIDRRVQEAAKILGIEVLLDRKPKALSGGQRQRVAMGRAIVREPKVFLMDEPLSNLDAKLRVQMRVEISKLHRRLQTTIIYVTHDQVEAMTLGTRIVVMKDGIIQQCDTPSNLYERPNNVFVAGFIGSPQMNFIEAKVEQTDNEVSLLFGTNSVLLIEEKAQKLIDGGYIGKEIIMGIRPEDIHDEEAFIESHPKALVNFEVNVTEMLGAEIILIGSVDTYDCTARVGPRSKAKPGETVVVAFDLKRLHIFDKETEQVITN is encoded by the coding sequence ATGGCAAGTTTATCTTTGAAAGGTATTAAAAAAGTTTATCCTGGTAATGTAACAGCGGTACAGGATTTTAGTCTTGATGTGGCAGATAAGGAGTTTATTATCTTTGTTGGTCCGTCTGGATGTGGTAAGTCGACGACATTAAGAATGATCGCAGGTCTAGAAGACATCAGTGAAGGCGAACTCTTTATTGGTGATAAAAGGGTAAATGATGTTGAACCCAAAGATAGGGACATTGCAATGGTTTTCCAAAACTATGCTTTATATCCACACATGACTGTGTATGATAACATGGCTTTTGGGCTTAAATTACGTAAAACACCAAAAGCAGAAATTGACCGACGCGTACAAGAAGCAGCAAAAATACTGGGTATCGAAGTATTATTAGATCGTAAACCGAAGGCTTTATCAGGTGGACAAAGACAACGTGTTGCCATGGGCCGTGCGATTGTTAGAGAACCTAAGGTATTCCTCATGGATGAACCTCTATCTAATTTAGATGCCAAATTAAGGGTTCAGATGCGTGTTGAGATTTCAAAATTGCATAGAAGGCTACAAACAACCATTATCTATGTAACACATGACCAAGTTGAAGCCATGACATTAGGTACAAGAATTGTTGTTATGAAAGATGGTATTATACAGCAATGTGATACGCCTTCAAACTTATACGAAAGACCAAACAATGTATTTGTTGCCGGTTTCATTGGTTCACCACAAATGAACTTCATAGAAGCAAAAGTGGAACAAACCGATAATGAAGTTTCATTACTCTTTGGTACCAATTCAGTTTTATTAATAGAAGAAAAAGCACAAAAGCTTATAGATGGTGGTTATATTGGTAAAGAGATTATCATGGGTATTCGTCCGGAAGATATTCATGACGAAGAAGCTTTTATAGAGTCTCATCCAAAAGCATTAGTAAACTTTGAAGTCAATGTTACTGAAATGTTAGGTGCAGAGATCATTCTAATTGGTTCGGTGGATACTTATGATTGTACCGCACGTGTAGGTCCAAGATCAAAAGCTAAGCCTGGTGAAACAGTAGTAGTAGCATTTGATTTGAAAAGACTACATATATTTGATAAAGAAACAGAGCAAGTTATTACAAACTAA
- a CDS encoding YitT family protein, translating into MELIRTRKAWVDYLYIIVGVTILAIAINAFFEPLDMVTGGVTGVAIIIKGLTLKMVEGGLPLWLTNMVINIPLFILAIIVKGKDFGRRSLFATFFLSIALFYTQWFPVLTNDILLASVFGGVLAGVGLGLVFSAFSTTGGTDLAASLIQHVIKHVSVARIMMILDSAIIFSGVLIFGAEATLYAVISVFISVKVIDAILDGLHFSKAAFIISDHHKTIAENIMSELDRGVTGLVGEGMFTASAKHVLFCVVSKREIVKLKEIVKISDPRAFVIVTDVREVLGEGFKEYEHYDF; encoded by the coding sequence ATGGAATTAATAAGAACACGAAAAGCTTGGGTAGATTATCTATATATTATAGTCGGTGTGACCATACTGGCAATTGCAATCAATGCTTTTTTTGAACCGTTAGATATGGTTACAGGTGGTGTAACCGGTGTAGCCATTATTATCAAGGGACTAACCCTAAAGATGGTTGAAGGTGGTCTACCCCTTTGGCTCACCAATATGGTCATCAACATACCTCTTTTTATTTTAGCCATTATTGTCAAAGGTAAGGATTTTGGTAGACGGAGTTTATTTGCAACCTTTTTTTTATCTATTGCGCTTTTTTATACACAGTGGTTTCCGGTCTTGACAAATGATATTCTTCTAGCCAGTGTTTTTGGTGGTGTTTTAGCGGGTGTGGGTTTGGGCCTGGTTTTTTCTGCTTTTTCAACAACGGGTGGTACGGATCTTGCTGCGAGTCTCATTCAACATGTAATAAAACATGTATCCGTGGCTAGAATTATGATGATTCTTGATTCAGCGATTATTTTTTCAGGCGTTTTAATCTTTGGTGCAGAAGCCACACTGTATGCGGTGATTTCGGTTTTTATATCGGTAAAGGTGATTGATGCCATTCTAGATGGTTTGCACTTTTCAAAGGCTGCATTTATCATTTCAGATCATCATAAAACCATAGCTGAAAACATTATGTCAGAACTTGACCGAGGTGTTACCGGTTTAGTAGGAGAAGGTATGTTTACAGCGTCAGCTAAGCATGTACTTTTTTGTGTGGTTTCAAAAAGGGAAATTGTCAAACTCAAAGAAATAGTTAAGATATCAGACCCTAGAGCATTTGTTATTGTAACGGATGTTCGTGAAGTTCTAGGTGAAGGTTTTAAAGAGTATGAGCATTATGATTTTTAG
- a CDS encoding WecB/TagA/CpsF family glycosyltransferase produces the protein MRLVKKNINILGTKFHHITRSEAAAFIVKCLQERKKASVFTPNPEIVMEAYHDSRLQAILNESELVVPDGIGVVIASKLLGQPLPERVAGFDLVQEVFNQIQNKEIKVYFLGAGQGVAELAKKKMEEKYTNLKIVGVHNGYFDKDEDIVASINALDPDFLLVGLGAPKQEYWIDKNKDRLNASVLMGVGGSFDGMSGKVKRAPDLFIKLGLEWFYRLITQPTRAKRMVRLPIFLVKVIVEGKKYL, from the coding sequence ATGAGATTAGTTAAAAAAAACATTAATATATTAGGAACCAAGTTTCATCATATTACAAGATCAGAAGCTGCAGCCTTTATTGTAAAATGCTTACAAGAACGGAAGAAAGCTTCTGTTTTTACGCCAAATCCTGAAATTGTTATGGAAGCCTATCATGACTCAAGGTTGCAAGCCATACTTAATGAAAGTGAATTGGTTGTTCCGGACGGTATAGGGGTTGTTATAGCTTCGAAACTACTTGGCCAGCCATTACCGGAAAGGGTGGCCGGTTTTGATTTGGTTCAAGAAGTTTTCAACCAGATTCAAAATAAAGAAATAAAAGTCTATTTTTTAGGTGCCGGTCAAGGTGTAGCTGAATTGGCGAAGAAAAAAATGGAAGAAAAATACACCAACTTAAAAATTGTAGGTGTCCATAATGGTTATTTTGATAAGGATGAAGATATTGTAGCGTCAATCAATGCTCTAGACCCGGATTTTCTGCTCGTTGGTCTTGGTGCACCAAAGCAGGAATATTGGATCGATAAAAATAAAGATCGGCTAAATGCAAGTGTATTAATGGGCGTTGGAGGTTCTTTTGATGGTATGTCAGGGAAGGTTAAACGGGCACCGGATTTGTTCATTAAATTAGGATTAGAGTGGTTTTATCGTTTGATTACCCAACCTACACGTGCCAAAAGAATGGTTAGATTGCCTATTTTTTTAGTAAAAGTTATCGTTGAAGGTAAGAAATACCTATAG